In a single window of the Heliangelus exortis chromosome 1, bHelExo1.hap1, whole genome shotgun sequence genome:
- the ALG11 gene encoding GDP-Man:Man(3)GlcNAc(2)-PP-Dol alpha-1,2-mannosyltransferase, which produces MVAGGLCLCGLFRLLCSLLIPALFLSGLLCVCLLVLLGGLRLWVQQRKKQEGKRPLLVAFFHPYCNAGGGGERVLWCAIRTLQKKYRNVTCVVYTGDREATGEEIVEGAFRRFNIKLTHPVKFVFLEKRYLVEASLYPHFTLLGQSLGSVFLGWEALLKCVPDVYIDSMGYAFTLPLFKYLGGCRTGCYVHYPTISTEMLSVVRNQDTRFNNAAFITKNPLFSKFKLVYYYFFAFLYGLVGSCSDVVMVNSSWTLNHILSLWRAGAYTSVVYPPCDVQTFLDIPLEEEKSTTECSIVSISQFRPEKDHPLQIRAFAKLLKEKRLGQQPALKLILIGGCRNQQDEERVNNLKLLCEELGVSNEVMFRINIPFEELKSHLAKATIGLHTMWNEHFGIGVVECMAAGTVILAHNSGGPKLDIVVPYEGHVTGFLAESEDSYAEMMAHILSLSPEKRLEIRENARRSVHRFSDQHFQETFLLSVEPLFK; this is translated from the exons ATGGTGGCGGGAGGGTTGTGTCTGTGTGGGCTGTTCAG GTTGCTGTGCTCATTGTTAATCCCTGCATTGTTTCTAAGTGgacttttgtgtgtgtgcctgctggttctgctgggggGGCTACGGCTCTGGGTGCAGCAAAGGAAGAAGCAAGAGGGGAAGCGGCCGCTGCTCGTTGCCTTTTTTCACCCATATTGCAATGCAGGTGGTGGAGGGGAGAGAGTCTTGTGGTGTGCCATAAGAACACTCCAGAAAAA GTACAGAAATGTGACGTGTGTTGTTTACACTGGTGACAGAGAGGCCACTGGAGAAGAAATAGTGGAAGGTGCTTTCAGAAGATTCAATATTAAATTAACCCACCCTGTGAAGTTTGTGTTCCTTGAAAAACGTTACCTTGTGGAGGCTTCTCTTTACCCTCACTTTACTTTGCTGGGACAAAGCTTAGGATCAGTGTTCCTGGGCTGGGAAGCTCTCCTGAAGTGTGTTCCTGATGTTTATATTGACTCCATGGGCTACGCCTTCACACTCCCCCTCTTCAAGTATTTAGGAGGCTGTCGCACTGGCTGCTACGTCCATTATCCCACTATCAGCACTGAGATGCTCTCTGTCGTTAGGAATCAGGATACCAGGTTCAACAACGCAGCCTTCATCACAAAGAATCCCCTGTTCAGCAAATTTAAACTGGTCTACTACtacttctttgcttttctgtatgGGTTGGTTGGTTCCTGCAGTGATGTGGTTATGGTGAATTCTTCTTGGACACTAAACCACATCCTTTCCCTCTGGAGAGCTGGAGCTTACACTAGTGTTGTGTATCCACCGTGTGATGTCCAGACCTTCCTGGATATCccactggaagaggaaaaaagcaccACTGAGTGTTCCATTGTTTCCATCAGCCAGTTCAGGCCCGAAAAGGATCACCCTTTGCAAATCAGAGCCTTCGCTAAGTTGCTGAAAGAGAAGAGGCtggggcagcagccagcactgaaGCTGATCTTAATTGGAGGCTGTCGTAATCAGCAAGATGAAGAGCGTGTAAATAACCTGAAACTCCTCTGTGAAGAGCTGGGAGTGAGTAACGAGGTGATGTTCAGAATAAACATTCCATTTGAGGAGCTCAAGAGCCACCTGGCCAAGGCCACCATTGGGCTGCACACCATGTGGAACGAGCACTTTGGGATCG GAGTAGTTGAGTGTATGGCAGCTGGCACTGTTATCCTGGCTCACAATTCTGGAGGCCCCAAATTAGACATCGTGGTACCCTACGAAGGACACGTGACAGGGTTCCTGGCTGAAAGTGAGGACAGTTATGCTGAGATGATGGCTCACATCCTCTCTTTGTCTCCTGAAAAAAGGTTAGAGATCAGAGAAAATGCACGTCGCTCTGTGCACAGGTTTTCTGACCAGCATTTCCAAGAGACATTCCTGTTATCTGTGGAAccattatttaaataa